The following are encoded together in the Vigna unguiculata cultivar IT97K-499-35 chromosome 2, ASM411807v1, whole genome shotgun sequence genome:
- the LOC114169297 gene encoding VAN3-binding protein-like produces the protein MEGGFFPPWKNGSWLELASEDVKESEQFKLVSSLPPLAEPPTPREPMEFLSRSWSLSASEISKALSEKQKQTFLDTGPDTLQEPISAPQLAGGKMMVSGNCRRMGAIGKWLHQKQYGSTNVSVKKKDRARAENARLHSALSIAGLASAVAAVAATEDPRGGCRSKLDIALASATQLLASYCVEMAELAGADRERVAATVRSAVDIQTPGDLMTLTAAAATALRGEAALTARLPKEAKKNASISPYDRVIAETHWFRAFDGQMLERHPPCLGDLLQLTEKGTLRWRHVHVYIKKCQVKIKIKSKHVGGAFSKKNKCVVYGVCDKDNAWPYRKEREASEELYFGLKTAQGLLEFKCQNKLHKQKWVDGIEMLLRRVNSVEATEHSLEFLSISSST, from the exons atgGAAGGTGGTTTTTTTCCACCTTGGAAAAATGGGTCATGGCTGGAGTTAGCTTCAGAGGATGTGAAGGAGAGTGAGCAGTTCAAACTGGTGTCATCCTTGCCACCGTTGGCTGAGCCACCGACACCGCGTGAACCCATGGAGTTCTTGTCCAGGTCATGGAGTCTCTCTGCATCGGAAATCTCAAAGGCTCTCTCTGAGAAACAAAAGCAAACTTTTCTCGACACGGGCCCCGACACATTGCAAGAACCTATCTCTGCTCCTCAATTAGCA GGAGGGAAAATGATGGTTTCTGGAAACTGTCGAAGGATGGGTGCGATTGGGAAGTGGTTACATCAGAAGCAGTATGGGAGCACGAACGTTTCCGTTAAGAAGAAAGATCGGGCGCGTGCGGAGAACGCGCGTCTGCACTCGGCGCTGTCCATTGCGGGGTTGGCCTCTGCGGTGGCAGCGGTGGCCGCAACAGAGGACCCTCGCGGTGGCTGTCGTTCTAAATTAGACATCGCTCTCGCTTCCGCCACGCAACTCTTGGCGTCTTATTGCGTTGAGATGGCGGAGTTAGCCGGCGCCGATCGGGAGCGTGTGGCCGCCACCGTCAGGTCCGCGGTGGATATTCAGACCCCCGGTGATCTAATGACTCTCACGGCTGCAGCTGCAACAG CTTTGCGAGGAGAAGCAGCTCTTACAGCTAGATTGCCAAAAGAAGCAAAGAAGAATGCGTCAATAAGTCCGTACGATAGAGTGATAGCGGAAACGCATTGGTTTCGTGCGTTTGACGGTCAGATGCTGGAACGTCATCCACCATGTCTGGGTGATTTGTTGCAGCTCACAGAAAAAG GGACTTTACGATGGAGACATGTCCATGTTTATATCAAGAAATGCCAG GTCAAAATTAAGATCAAAAGTAAGCACGTTGGAGGAGCCTTCTCCAAAAAGAATAAAT GTGTGGTCTATGGAGTGTGTGATAAAGATAATGCATGGCCATATAGAAAAGAAAGGGAAGCATCGGAAGAGCTATATTTTGGACTGAAAACCGCACAAGGTCTTCTAGAATTTAAGTGCCAGAACAAACTACATAAGCAAAAATGGGTTGATGGGATAGAGATGTTACTTCGTAGGGTCAACTCTGTTGAAGCAACAGAGCATTCTCTAGAATTTTTAAGTATTAGTAGCAGTACATGA
- the LOC114169303 gene encoding formyltetrahydrofolate deformylase 1, mitochondrial-like: protein MGIVRKLCSTLNNLKVFRLSNRNSHSYNNFSTCNISVDPLNPSSSNSFLTHGIHVFQCPDTVGIVAKLSDCIATRGGNILSADVFVPQNKQVFYSRNVFVFDPAMWPRIQMEEDFLRISKTFNAMRSVIRVPALDPKYKIAILASKQDHCLIDLLHGWQDGRLSVDITCVISNHYRAPESEVIRFLEMHSVPYHYLGGTAENKREEEILELVQNTDFLVLARYIRILSSTFLRSYGKDIINIHHGLLPSFKGINPSKQAVDAGVKLIGATSYFVTEGLDTGPIIEQMVERVSHRDDLRSFVQKSENLEKQCLTSAIRSYCELRVLPYEENKTVVF from the exons ATGGGCATCGTCCGAAAACTGTGTTCTACTTTGAACAACCTCAAAGTTTTCAGATTGAGCAACAGGAACAGTCACAGCTATAATAATTTCAGTACCTGTAATATATCCGTTGACCCCTTAAACCCATCTTCTTCCAATTCCTTCCTCACTCATGGAATCCATGTCTTTCAATGCCCC GATACGGTTGGAATTGTAGCCAAGCTATCTGATTGCATTGCCACTAGGGGTGGCAACATTCTCTCTGCTGATGTTTTTGTACCTCAAAATAAACAAGTCTTCTACTCTAGAAA tgtttttgtttttgatccTGCTATGTGGCCACGAATTCAAATGGAGGAGGATTTCCTAAGGATCTCTAAAACATTCAATGCCATGAGATCTGTTATAAGGGTGCCAGCTTTGGATCCTAAATATAAGATTGCTATTCTCGCATCAAAGCAG GACCACTGTTTGATAGATTTGCTGCATGGATGGCAGGATGGAAGACTCTCGGTGGATATTACTTGTGTGATTAG TAATCATTACAGAGCTCCAGAAAGTGAGGTGATTCGTTTTCTTGAAATGCACAGTGTTCCATATCACTATTTAGGAGGAACAGCAGAGAACAAAAGGGAAGAGGAGATCTTGGAGCTGGTTCAGAACACTGATTTTTTAGTACTTGCGAGGTATATTCGG ATACTATCCAGCACCTTCTTAAGGAGTTATGGGAAGGATATAATTAACATCCACCATGGCCTGTTACCATCATTTAAGGGTATCAATCCGTCTAAACAG GCCGTTGATGCAGGTGTGAAATTAATCGGTGCAACAAGTTACTTTGTGACTGAAGGACTTGATACAGGACCTATCATTGAACAAATg GTTGAAAGAGTTTCTCATAGAGATGATTTGCGGAGCTTCGTGCAGAAATCAGAGAACCTTGAGAAACAGTGTCTGACAAGTGCTATCAGATCTTATTGTGAGCTTCGAGTATTGCcatatgaagaaaacaaaactgtTGTATTTTGA
- the LOC114167468 gene encoding leucine--tRNA ligase, cytoplasmic — translation MLLLFRTQSRLAHSVLRFQTSAAHSFRYLTDMASDGGKSFARRDRLREIEVKVQKWWEEKEVFRAEPGEVNPKPGEKFFGNFPFPYMNGYLHLGHAFSLSKLEFAAAFHRLRGANVLLPFAFHCTGMPIKASADKLAREIRNFGDPPVFPTQIEEEEQQQEEEPSGDGAPPDKFKGKKSKAASKSTGQLYQWEIMRSVGISDAEISKFQDPYKWLSYFPPLAVEDLKAFGLGCDWRRSFITTDINPYYDSFVRWQMRKLKSMGKIVKDVRYTIFSPLDGQPCADHDRASGEGVQPQEYTVIKMELVAPFPDKFKVLEGKKVFLAAATLRPETMYGQTNAWVLPDGKYGAFEINDSEVFILAHRAALNLAYQNHSRVPEKPSCLLELTGRDLIGLPLKSPLSFSEVIYALPMLSILMDKGTGIVTSVPSDAPDDYMALHDLKAKPAFREKYGIKDEWVMPIEIVPIIEIPQFGNKCAETVCLQMKIKSQNDKEKLAEAKKQTYLKGFTEGTMIVGEYAGRKVQEAKPLIRTKLLETGQAIVYSEPEKRVMSRSGDECVVALTDQWYITYGESEWKKLAEECLANMSLYSDETRHGFEHTLGWLNQWACSRSFGLGTRIPWDEQFLVESLSDSTIYMAYYTVAHHLQNGDMYGSSQSAIKPQQLTDDVWDYIFCDGPYPKSTDISSSLLDKMKREFEYWYPFDLRVSGKDLIQNHLTFSIYNHTAIMAKHHWPRGFRCNGHIMLNSEKMSKSTGNFRTLREAIEEFSADATRFSLADAGDGVDDANFVFETANAAILRLTKEIAWYEDNLAAESSMRTGPPSTYADRVFANEINIAIKTTEQNYSNYMFREALKTGFYDLQTARDEYRLACGVGGYNRDLVWRFMDVQTRLLAPICPHYAEFIWRELLKKDGFVVNAGLPTADTPDLTLKSANKYLQDSIVTMRKLLQKQLSGSKKGNKKGPPVTSLTENKVTGLVYVNEQFDGWKAECLSILQKKFNRDTRTFAPDSDILEALQQSSVGQASNFKQTQKLCMPFLRFKKEEAISIGAQALDLRLPFGEIEVLKENLDLIKRQIGLEDVEILSAADADSLARAGKYATLLNQNPPSPGNPTAIFLTQ, via the exons ATGTTGTTGCTTTTTCGCACGCAGTCTCGCCTCGCGCACTCTGTTCTCCGTTTTCAAACTTCGGCTGCACACAG CTTCCGTTACCTGACAGACATGGCGAGCGATGGCGGGAAGAGCTTCGCGCGCCGGGACCGTCTGCGCGAGATTGAGGTTAAGGTTCAGAAATGGTGGGAAGAGAAAGAGGTCTTCAGAGCCGAACCGGGCGAGGTAAACCCTAAGCCGGGCGAGAAATTCTTCGGCAACTTCCCCTTCCCTTACATGAACGGTTACCTCCACCTTGGCCACGCCTTCTCCCTCTCGAAACTCGAGTTCGCAGCCGCATTCCACCGCCTCCGCGGTGCCAATGTTCTCCTCCCCTTCGCCTTCCACTGCACCGGCATGCCCATCAAAGCATCCGCTGACAAACTCGCTCGCGAGATCCGCAATTTCGGTGACCCGCCCGTCTTCCCCACCCAaatcgaagaagaagaacagCAACAAGAAGAAGAACCTTCTGGAGATGGTGCTCCTCCTGATAAATTCAAAGGGAAAAAGTCAAAGGCTGCTTCGAAGTCAACAGGACAGCTTTACCAGTGGGAGATCATGCGAAGTGTAGGGATTTCTGATGCTGAGATATCCAAGTTTCAGGATCCTTATAAGTGGCTTTCTTACTTTCCACCTTTGGCTGTTGAAGACCTTAAGGCTTTTGGATTAGGTTGTGATTGGAGAAGGTCGTTTATTACTACCGATATAAACCCTTATTATGATTCCTTTGTGAGGTGGCAGATGAGGAAGTTGAAGTCCATGGGGAAGATTGTGAAGGATGTGAGGTATACTATTTTTTCTCCATTGGATGGTCAACCTTGTGCTGATCATGATAGAGCTAGTGGTGAAGGAGTTCAGCCTCAAGAGTACACTGTCATCAAGATGGAATTGGTTGCTCCTTTTCCCGACAAATTTAAGGTGTTGGAGGGAAAAAAGGTGTTTCTTGCGGCTGCAACTTTAAGACCTGAGACTATGTATGGTCAAACCAATGCTTGGGTGTTGCCGGATGGGAAGTACGGGGCTTTTGAAATCAATGACAGTGAAGTATTTATTCTTGCTCATAGGGCAGCGCTCAACCTTGCCTACCAGAACCACTCGCGGGTTCCGGAGAAACCGTCTTGCTTGCTTGAGCTCACTGGTCGTGACTTGATTGGACTTCCTTTGAAGTCTCCACTTTCCTTTAGTGAGGTTATTTATGCGCTTCCCatgttgtctattttgatggaTAAGGGTACTGGGATCGTCACCAGTGTGCCCAGTGATGCTCCTGATGATTACATGGCTTTGCATGATTTGAAAGCAAAACCTGCTTTCAGAGAGAAGTATGGGATTAAGGATGAGTGGGTGATGCCGATTGAGATTGTGCCAATCATTGAGATTCCACAGTTTGGGAACAAATGTGCAGAGACAGTTTGCTTGCAGATGAAAATCAAAAGCCAGAATGACAAAGAAAAGCTTGCAGAAGCCAAGAAGCAAACTTACTTGAAAGGGTTCACTGAAGGGACGATGATTGTTGGGGAATATGCCGGGAGAAAAGTTCAGGAAGCTAAACCCTTGATTAGGACCAAGCTTTTGGAAACAG GTCAGGCTATTGTCTACAGTGAACCAGAGAAACGGGTAATGTCAAGATCAGGTGATGAATGCGTTGTAGCACTTACAGATCAGTGGTACATTACATACGGAGAATCAGAATGGAAGAAGTTGGCAGAGGAGTGCCTTGCTAATATGAGCCTCTACTCAGACGAGACACGACATGGATTTGAGCACACTTTGGGCTGGTTGAACCAGTGGGCATGCTCACGATCGTTTGGTCTTGGGACACGCATACCCTGGGATGAACAGTTCTTGGTTGAGTCTTTATCAGATTCCACAATTTACATGGCTTATTACACTGTTGCACACCATTTGCAGAATGGTGACATGTATGGATCCAGCCAGTCTGCCATTAAACCTCAACAACTTACTGATGATGTATGGGATTATATTTTCTGTGATGGACCATATCCCAAGTCAACTGATATTTCATCATCCCTTTTGGACAAAATGAAGCGGGAGTTTGAGTATTGGTATCCATTTGATCTTCGAGTCTCTGGTAAGGACCTCATCCAGAATCATCTTACCTTCTCCATTTATAACCATACAGCAATTATGGCCAAGCATCACTGGCCTCGTGGGTTCAGATGCAATGGTCACATTATGCTCAATTCAGAGAAAATGTCAAAGTCCACAGGAAATTTTAGGACATTGCGTGAGGCAATTGAAGAATTTTCTGCCGATGCTACACGGTTCTCTTTGGCCGATGCTGGTGATGGTGTTGATGATGCAAATTTTGTCTTTGAGACTGCAAATGCTGCAATTCTACGGCTCACCAAAGAGATTGCATGGTATGAAGATAATCTGGCAGCAGAATCTTCCATGAGAACTGGTCCCCCATCTACTTATGCTGATCGTGTATTTGCCAATGAGATTAACATTGCTATCAAGACAACTGAGCAAAATTACTCCAACTATATGTTTCGAGAAGCTCTCAAGACTGGCTTTTATGATCTTCAGACTGCTAGAGATGAGTATAGATTAGCGTGTGGGGTCGGGGGTTACAATCGTGACTTAGTATGGCGCTTTATGGATGTGCAGACACGTCTTTTAGCACCCATCTGTCCACATTATGCAGAATTTATTTGGAGAGAGCTTTTGAAGAAGGATGGTTTCGTCGTGAATGCTGGCTTGCCAACAGCTGATACACCTGATCTCACACTGAAGAGTGCTAATAAATATCTGCAGGACTCGATTGTTACGATGAGGAAGTTGCTTCAGAAGCAACTTTCGGGCTCAAAGAAGGGTAACAAGAAAGGTCCTCCAGTCACATCACTGACAGAAAATAAGGTGACAGGCTTGGTATATGTAAATGAACAGTTTGATGGTTGGAAAGCTGAGTGCCTGAGTATTCTTcagaaaaaatttaatagagataCTCGAACTTTTGCACCCGATTCAGACATATTGGAGGCCCTACAACAGAGTTCTGTAGGTCAAGcttctaattttaaacaaaCCCAAAAGCTTTGTATGCCTTTCTTGAGGTTTAAGAAAGAGGAAGCAATTTCAATCGGGGCACAAGCCCTGGATTTGAGATTGCCATTTGGTGAAATTGAGGTTCTTAAGGAAAACTTGGACTTGATCAAGAGACAGATAGGTCTAGAAGATGTTGAAATTTTATCAGCAGCAGATGCGGATTCCTTGGCCAGAGCTGGAAAATATGCTACTTTACTAAATCAAAATCCTCCATCCCCTGGAAATCCAACTGCCATCTTTTTAACTCAGTAG
- the LOC114167515 gene encoding probable aquaporin TIP-type RB7-18C: MVKITFGSFEDSFSAASLKAYFAELHATLIFVFAGVGSAIAYNEITKDAALDPTGLVAVAVAHAFALFVGVSVAANISGGHLNPAVTFGLAIGGNITLLTGFFYWIAQLIGSILACLLLNLVTAKSIPTHGLAYGVNAFQGVVFEIIITFALVYTVYATAADPKKGSLGTIAPIAIGFIVGANILAAGPFSGGSMNPARSFGPAVVSGNFADNWIYWVGPLIGGGLAGFIYGDVFIGSYAAVPASETYP, from the exons ATGGTGAAGATAACTTTTGGTAGCTTTGAAGACTCTTTTAGCGCTGCCTCTCTCAAGGCCTATTTCGCAGAGCTTCATGCCACTCTCATTTTCGTCTTCGCCGGCGTTGGCTCAGCTATTGCTTACA ATGAGATTACGAAAGATGCTGCATTGGATCCAACGGGGCTGGTGGCAGTAGCGGTGGCACACGCATTCGCACTGTTCGTAGGTGTGTCTGTTGCAGCCAACATCTCAGGTGGACATTTGAATCCAGCTGTCACATTTGGATTGGCTATCGGAGGCAACATCACCCTCCTAACCGGTTTCTTCTACTGGATTGCTCAATTGATTGGTTCTATCCTTGCATGTCTCCTCCTCAACCTGGTTACCGCCAAG AGCATTCCAACCCATGGACTGGCTTATGGTGTGAACGCTTTCCAAGGTGTGGTGTTTGAGATTATTATCACTTTTGCGTTGGTTTACACGGTGTACGCAACTGCAGCTGACCCTAAAAAGGGCTCGTTGGGCACCATTGCACCCATTGCTATTGGGTTCATTGTGGGTGCCAACATCTTAGCTGCGGGCCCATTCAGTGGTGGGTCCATGAACCCAGCCCGCTCATTCGGCCCAGCTGTCGTAAGTGGAAACTTCGCTGATAACTGGATCTACTGGGTTGGCCCATTGATCGGAGGGGGTTTGGCTGGCTTCATCTATGGAGATGTCTTCATTGGTTCCTATGCCGCTGTCCCAGCCTCTGAAACCTATCCTTAA
- the LOC114172257 gene encoding uncharacterized protein LOC114172257 isoform X1: protein MMGEFYFHSVFDKDGDAQVGAYAEPQGASSRVHRRSNSASSDRNLKFSRGVVLHRLEKGHDEYLVSPTSVATSRVPSPLHDNLTCNHKTFSNHRSSLEKDVEQLQLRLQQEKSMRILLEKAMGRASSTLSPGHRHVAAQTKDLIAEIELLEEEVTSREKHVLAMYRSIFEHCVSRPPSEQNSGVASPAHPKHESRRHPSIISSAFCSSKKFPMRPLQALVSNNDLKNRIFGSSYTPLSCGKGKVYFGKTCPDSTKVHEKFTKMEKTPVLRTLKDHLNLCPNRLSEEMVKCMATVYCWLRSATSVNTEKSRSSTHAVRPKHGVFVEDRDCSHKSVVEISWIATRKRHSSHASYAIDNYRVLVEQLERVNISHMEHDGQIAFWINVHNALVMHAYLAYGIPQGSLKRLALFHKAAYNIGGHIISANAIEQAIFGFRTPRIGRWLESFMAAALRKKNGEEKQFISSKLYINDFQPLVCFALCTGALSDPVLKVYTASNIREQLNFAKREFLQANVIVKKSSKVFLPKLVERFTREASISLDDLLGWVMESVDKKLHDSIQKCLGRKSNKKSSQIIEWIPYSSRFRYMLSKDLIDKPWWV, encoded by the exons ATGATGGGTGAGTTTTACTTTCATAGTGTATTTGACAAAGACGGTGATGCACAAGTGGGTGCATATGCTGAGCCTCAGGGTGCAAGTTCTAGGGTACACAGGCGCTCTAACAG CGCTTCTTCTGACAGGAATCTGAAATTTTCAAGAGGTGTAGTTTTGCATCGTTTAGAGAAAGGCCATGATGAATATCTT GTTTCACCAACTTCAGTGGCGACTTCTAGGGTACCAAGTCCTTTACATGACAACCTCACCTGTAAccataaaactttttcaaatcaTAGATCATCATTGGAAAAAGAT GTTGAGCAGCTACAGCTACGCCTACAGCAGGAAAAATCTATGCGTATCTTGCTTGAAAAAGCAATGGGCCGTGCCTCAAGTACTTTGTCACCTGGACACAGGCACGTTGCTGCTCAG ACAAAAGATTTAATTGCTGAAATTGAGttacttgaagaagaagttacAAGCCGAGAGAAGCACGTGCTTGCCATGTACAGAAGTATTTTTGAACATTGTGTTAGCCGGCCACCTTCTGAACAAAATTCTGGGGTGGCTTCACCTGCTCACCCAAAGCATGAATCTAGGAGGCATCCAAGTATAATTTCAAGTGCTTTCTGTTCGTCAAAAAAGTTTCCCATGAGACCCTTGCAAGCTCTGGTTTCTAACAATGACTTGAAGAATAGAATCTTTGGGTCAAGTTATACTCCTTTATCTTGTGGCAAGGGCAAAGTTTATTTTGGGAAGACTTGTCCTGATTCCACTAAG GTTCATGAGAAGTTTACCAAAATGGAGAAAACTCCAGTATTGCGAACTTTAAAGGATCATCTAAACTTGTGCCCGAACAGGCTCTCTGAGGAGATGGTAAAGTGTATGGCAACTGTATATTGCTGGCTCCGTAGTGCAACCTCTGTAAATACTGAAAAGAGTAGGTCATCCACTCATGCTGTACGGCCAAAACATGGTGTTTTTGTAGAGGATCGGGACTGTTCCCACAAATCAGTGGTGGAAATATCTTGGATTGCTACTCGCAAACGCCATTCTTCACATGCTTCTTACGCCATTGACAACTACAG AGTACTAGTTGAACAGCTTGAAAGGGTGAATATCAGTCACATGGAACATGATGGACAGATTGCGTTCTGGATCAATGTGCATAATGCTCTTGTGATGCAT GCATATTTAGCATATGGAATTCCCCAGGGTTCTCTGAAGAGGCTGGCCTTGTTTCACAAG GCAGCTTACAATATTGGTGGTCATATCATAAGTGCAAATGCCATAGAACAAGCAATATTTGGCTTCCGAACCCCCCGCATTGGACGG TGGCTTGAAAGCTTTATGGCTGCAGCTCTGAGGAAGAAAAATGGTGAAGAAAAGCAGTTTATCAGCtcaaaattgtatattaatGATTTCCAACCCCTTGTTTGCTTTGCCCTTTGCACTGGGGCTTTGTCTGATCCTGtg CTAAAGGTCTACACTGCATCAAACATAAGAGAACAGCTGAATTTTGCTAAAAGGGAGTTTCTTCAAGCAAATGTAATTGTAAAGAAGTCGAGCAAAGTTTTTCTCCCTAAATTGGTGGAAAGATTTACTAGAGAAGCCTCAATCAGTTTAGATGATCTCCTTGGATGGGTAATGGAAAGTGTTGACAAGAAACTTCATGATTCAATACAGAAGTGCCTTGGTCGTAAATCCAATAAAAAGTCATCTCAGATCATTGAATGGATACCTTATAGTTCTCGGTTCAGGTACATGTTGTCGAAGGATCTAATAGACAAGCCATGGTGGGTATAA
- the LOC114172257 gene encoding uncharacterized protein LOC114172257 isoform X2, producing MMGEFYFHSVFDKDGDAQVGAYAEPQGASSRVHRRSNRNLKFSRGVVLHRLEKGHDEYLVSPTSVATSRVPSPLHDNLTCNHKTFSNHRSSLEKDVEQLQLRLQQEKSMRILLEKAMGRASSTLSPGHRHVAAQTKDLIAEIELLEEEVTSREKHVLAMYRSIFEHCVSRPPSEQNSGVASPAHPKHESRRHPSIISSAFCSSKKFPMRPLQALVSNNDLKNRIFGSSYTPLSCGKGKVYFGKTCPDSTKVHEKFTKMEKTPVLRTLKDHLNLCPNRLSEEMVKCMATVYCWLRSATSVNTEKSRSSTHAVRPKHGVFVEDRDCSHKSVVEISWIATRKRHSSHASYAIDNYRVLVEQLERVNISHMEHDGQIAFWINVHNALVMHAYLAYGIPQGSLKRLALFHKAAYNIGGHIISANAIEQAIFGFRTPRIGRWLESFMAAALRKKNGEEKQFISSKLYINDFQPLVCFALCTGALSDPVLKVYTASNIREQLNFAKREFLQANVIVKKSSKVFLPKLVERFTREASISLDDLLGWVMESVDKKLHDSIQKCLGRKSNKKSSQIIEWIPYSSRFRYMLSKDLIDKPWWV from the exons ATGATGGGTGAGTTTTACTTTCATAGTGTATTTGACAAAGACGGTGATGCACAAGTGGGTGCATATGCTGAGCCTCAGGGTGCAAGTTCTAGGGTACACAGGCGCTCTAACAG GAATCTGAAATTTTCAAGAGGTGTAGTTTTGCATCGTTTAGAGAAAGGCCATGATGAATATCTT GTTTCACCAACTTCAGTGGCGACTTCTAGGGTACCAAGTCCTTTACATGACAACCTCACCTGTAAccataaaactttttcaaatcaTAGATCATCATTGGAAAAAGAT GTTGAGCAGCTACAGCTACGCCTACAGCAGGAAAAATCTATGCGTATCTTGCTTGAAAAAGCAATGGGCCGTGCCTCAAGTACTTTGTCACCTGGACACAGGCACGTTGCTGCTCAG ACAAAAGATTTAATTGCTGAAATTGAGttacttgaagaagaagttacAAGCCGAGAGAAGCACGTGCTTGCCATGTACAGAAGTATTTTTGAACATTGTGTTAGCCGGCCACCTTCTGAACAAAATTCTGGGGTGGCTTCACCTGCTCACCCAAAGCATGAATCTAGGAGGCATCCAAGTATAATTTCAAGTGCTTTCTGTTCGTCAAAAAAGTTTCCCATGAGACCCTTGCAAGCTCTGGTTTCTAACAATGACTTGAAGAATAGAATCTTTGGGTCAAGTTATACTCCTTTATCTTGTGGCAAGGGCAAAGTTTATTTTGGGAAGACTTGTCCTGATTCCACTAAG GTTCATGAGAAGTTTACCAAAATGGAGAAAACTCCAGTATTGCGAACTTTAAAGGATCATCTAAACTTGTGCCCGAACAGGCTCTCTGAGGAGATGGTAAAGTGTATGGCAACTGTATATTGCTGGCTCCGTAGTGCAACCTCTGTAAATACTGAAAAGAGTAGGTCATCCACTCATGCTGTACGGCCAAAACATGGTGTTTTTGTAGAGGATCGGGACTGTTCCCACAAATCAGTGGTGGAAATATCTTGGATTGCTACTCGCAAACGCCATTCTTCACATGCTTCTTACGCCATTGACAACTACAG AGTACTAGTTGAACAGCTTGAAAGGGTGAATATCAGTCACATGGAACATGATGGACAGATTGCGTTCTGGATCAATGTGCATAATGCTCTTGTGATGCAT GCATATTTAGCATATGGAATTCCCCAGGGTTCTCTGAAGAGGCTGGCCTTGTTTCACAAG GCAGCTTACAATATTGGTGGTCATATCATAAGTGCAAATGCCATAGAACAAGCAATATTTGGCTTCCGAACCCCCCGCATTGGACGG TGGCTTGAAAGCTTTATGGCTGCAGCTCTGAGGAAGAAAAATGGTGAAGAAAAGCAGTTTATCAGCtcaaaattgtatattaatGATTTCCAACCCCTTGTTTGCTTTGCCCTTTGCACTGGGGCTTTGTCTGATCCTGtg CTAAAGGTCTACACTGCATCAAACATAAGAGAACAGCTGAATTTTGCTAAAAGGGAGTTTCTTCAAGCAAATGTAATTGTAAAGAAGTCGAGCAAAGTTTTTCTCCCTAAATTGGTGGAAAGATTTACTAGAGAAGCCTCAATCAGTTTAGATGATCTCCTTGGATGGGTAATGGAAAGTGTTGACAAGAAACTTCATGATTCAATACAGAAGTGCCTTGGTCGTAAATCCAATAAAAAGTCATCTCAGATCATTGAATGGATACCTTATAGTTCTCGGTTCAGGTACATGTTGTCGAAGGATCTAATAGACAAGCCATGGTGGGTATAA
- the LOC114174024 gene encoding trafficking protein particle complex subunit 1 has product MQFFGGSEISPSPPAPSAPGNNGHMMYVFNRNGVCLLYREWNRPLRTLDAQQDHKLMFGLLFSLKSLTAKMDPTSAAEKGNLGMPQLPGQGCSFHSFRTNTYKLSFMESPSGIKIILVTHPRTGDLRESLKRIYNLYVDYVVKNPLYTPGSPIRCELFNTTLDQYVRGIG; this is encoded by the exons ATGCAATTCTTTGGGGGTTCTGAGATCAGTCCTTCACCTCCTGCCCCATCAGCTCCAGGAAACAATGGCCATATGATGTATGTGTTTAATAGGAATGGTGTGTGCCTGCTCTATAGGGAGTGGAATCGCCCCTTGCGGACATTGGATGCCCAACAAGACCATAAGTTAATGTTTGGTCTGCTTTTCTCTCTGAAGTCTTTAACTGCCAAGATGGATCCCACTAG TGCTGCTGAGAAAGGAAACCTTGGTATGCCTCAGTTACCTGGCCAAGGTTGTTCATTTCACAGTTTCCGCACTAATACATACAAACTTAGTTTTATGGAAAGTCCTTCTGGAATAAAG ATAATCTTGGTGACTCATCCTAGAACTGGTGATCTACGTGAATCCTTAAAGCGTATCTACAATTTGTATGTTGATTATGTGGTCAAGAACCCGCTTTATACACCTGGATCTCCTATTAG GTGTGAGCTGTTCAATACAACGTTGGATCAGTATGTGAGAGGCATTGGGTAG